The nucleotide sequence ATGCGCATGAAACCAGCATTCGAGATCGAAGCTCAGCAAGTGGGTACTTTCGGTACCCGACGGAGTTGAAATCCGCACCCCGGACATCACAGTTCTCGGACCATGCCCGGGGGCGTTTCGTGGTACGTTCAGCTTTCTCAAGTTGCCGTGAAGAGCATTCGAGGGGATCATGCCGCCAGTTTATCGGTCAGGTTTGCGGGCCACTCATGTTCGGTAACGGGTCAGATGCAGAAGGGCTGAAACCGGGGAAGCGGTGGACCGATAACCTATTATGACAGCCCCGCTGGTCCTGTGCGTGGGAAAACGAAGTCGATGCAATTCAGTGGAAAGGATACGTTTCAGTAGTGATGGAATCGAGTAGTGACTTCTTAGAAAACGTGGCGGAAGCCGAGCAACCGGGACCCGCGTCGGGAACGGACGAGGCCCGCCGACGGGCGCGCAATCAGGCGATTGCCGAATTCGTGCGTGGATATGCCCCGTCCCCGGACGCCGATCTGCTGGAATCAATTCTGGTCACCGTCTGCCGGCTGGCTGCAGATGGTGCGGATCGTGGCGATCTCAAGATCTTGAATACAGCCCTGAAGGAACTTCGTTTCGCATTCAAGGTTTTCGCTCCCTACAAGGAAATTCCCAAGGTCACCATTTTCGGCTCAGCCCGAACGCCGCAGGAGCATCCCCAGTATCAGCAGGCCCTGCGCTTCGCCGACCTCATTCAACAGCAAGGCTGGATGGTGATCACAGGCGCCGGTGGCGGAATCATGCAAGCCGGCCATCACGGCGCCACGAGAGACAAGAGCTTCGGCGTGGCCATCAGCCTGCCGTTTGAGCAGAAGACGAACGACGTGATCGCCGACGACCAGAAGCTGATCAACTTCAAGTATTTCTTTACGCGGAAGTTGCTATTCATCAAAGAGGCTGCGGCCGTCGTGCTTTTCCCTGGTGGATTCGGGACGCAGGATGAGGGGTACGAGTCCCTCACGCTGGTGCAAACGCTGAAATCGTCGCCGATCCCGATCATCATGTGTGACGAGCCGGGCGGGACATACTGGCGGAATTGGGAGCGGCATCTCGAATCGGAGTTGCTCAACAACGGCATGATCGACCCGGAGGATCTGGGTCTGTTTTTCGTGACGGATAGCGCTGAGGGCGCCGTGGAGGAGATACTGAACTACTATCGTCGGTATCACAGTTCACGCTACGTTGGCGATGACCTCGTGATCCGGCTGCAAGAACCCCTCTCCGACGAACAAGTCCGACGGCTGGACAGGGATTTCGCCGATATTCTCATCGATGGCTCGTATCAACAGTTGCCGGAAGCCCTCCCGGAAGAGAACGGTGAGTATCCCGACAAGGCCCGCCTGGTCTTCAAGTTCCATCGACGCAGTGCCGGGCGTTTGCGCCAGTTGATCAACCACCTGAACGCCTTGCCGTAGTTCGTAGTATTCTCAGGGAGAGTCGTGACGTGAGCGATGCGGAACAGTTTCAGGGAGGTGGGGTGGAAGAAGGGCACGCCGTTACGGACGGCGCCGAGGGCATCACGGACGAAGTCCGCGCCGCAGAGCTGATCGCGGCGTATGAGCGGATTCGCACCCAACTCGGTCAGGTCATCGTGGGGCAGGACCGGGTCGTAGAAGAGATGCTCGTTGCCCTGTTCGCGAGCGGCCACTGCATCCTCGAAGGCGTTCCGGGACTGGCCAAGACGCTTATGATCAGCACGCTTGCCCGGCTCCTGTCGCTGAGCTTCTCACGCGTGCAGTTCACGCCCGACCTGATGCCCTCGGACATCACCGGGACGGAAGTGATTGAGGAAGACCGGGGAACGGGAAGCCGTTCCCTTCGTTTCGTCAAGGGGCCAATATTCGCCAATGTCGTGCTTGCGGATGAGATCAACCGCACGCCGCCCAAGACCCAGGCGGCGCTACTCGAGGCCATGCAGGAGAATCAGGTCACTGCGGCCGGTTTCCCCCACAAGTTACCACGACCGTTCTTCGTTCTCGCCACGCAGAACCCTATTGAACAGGAAGGAACGTATCCGCTGCCGGAAGCGCAGCTCGATCGCTTCATGTTCAAGGTGCTAGTGGATTATCCAAGCGAAACGGAAGAGCTTCAGATCATCCGCCGCACGACAACGCCCCACGATGTAACGCTGGAACGAACGCTGGACGCGCGTGCCATCCTGGACATCCAGGCATTGGTGCGCCGCGTTCCCTGCGCTGATCACGTGATGCGCTACGCGATGCGATTGACGCGATTGACTCGCGTGAGCACCGGTGATGTACCCGAGTTCGTTCGTGAGTTTGTGGCGTGGGGTGCCGGTCCGCGCGCCTCGCAATACCTGATCCTCGCGGCCAAGGCCCGGGCGCTGCTCAAGGGAAGGGCCTACGTGGCGACGGAAGACGTTCGCGGCGTGGCTCATCCCGTACTGCGGCATCGCATCCTCACCAACTTCCACGCGGAAGCCCAGGGTGTCCGTCCCGACGACATCGTTGATCGATTACTGGACACGGTCAAAGCCGACGCGGCAGGGACGTTGGAGCCTGAGTTTGCCCGGCGCGTCTTCGTTTCGGACGGAGGAAGTTGATCGCGATTTCGCGAGTTGACCGCCGCGAGATTGGGGAGTTCCAATGAATCGTCGAGCGAATCGGGGCCTATAATTAGCGGGAACAGGCGCAAATCGTCGTGGAGCAGGGATGCCGCCGGGAAAGACCAGCGATCACGATTATCTTGATCCTCAGGTGCTTGCCGGGGTCAGCGGGCTGGAACTGCGTGCCAGAATGGTCGTGGAAGGGTTCTTCGCGGGCATGCACCGCAGCCCGCGACAGGGTGTCTCCGTCGAGTTTGCCGACCATCGCGCCTACACGCAGGGGGACGACCTGCGGCATATCGATTGGAAGGTCTTCGGCCGAACGGACAAGTACTACGTCAAGCGCTACCGTCAGGAATCCAACCTGACTCTCTTGCTTGTCGTGGATTGCAGCGAGTCCATGGGGTTCCGCTCGCCGGCCTCCCCCTGGGCCAAGTACGATTACGCCGCCACCGCGGCCGGGGCGATCGCGTATCTCGCGCTGCGCCAACAGGACTCGGTCGGTCTGGCACTTTTTGACGATCAGTTGCAGGAATTCGTCCGTCCCTCGAACAACGCACATTACTGGCTCACACTGACCGGCGAGTTGCAGCGTCGGTTGGGCGGCGGCAAGACGCGGACAGGGGCCATCTTGCACGAGCTTGCGGATCGTCTGGTTCACCGGACATTGGTCGTGTTGATCAGTGACTTGTTTGATGACGAGGATGAGATCATTCGCGGTCTGCGCCATTTGCGTTCGCATCGCCACGAGCCGATTGTCTGGAACGTCTGGGACAACGCCGAGTTGGCGTTTCCACTTCATGACCTGACGCGCTTCGAGGGCATGGAGGCGCTGGGGATGATCACGGCCGATGCGGGGGCAATCCGTGATTCCTACCTCGCCGAGGTGGATGCGTTCCAGGCACGAATTCGACGGGCCTGCGGGCGCTCTCAGATTGAATACGCGATGTTCGACACGTCAGCGCCCCTCGGCGCGGCGCTGTCGAGCTACCTGGCGGCACGGAATACGCGCCTTCGATGGCGCTCGGCGCGGGTCACGGGATAGTCAGCCCTTCGCCCGAGCGGAACGTGGAGTATCAGAACGGGTTCTCCCGGCCTCGCGAAGTCCATGGAATTTCTCTCCTTCATTCATCCGGGCATTGCCGCCGCCGCGTTCGCTGCGGGCGCGCTCCCCGTGCTCATCCACTTCCTGTCGCGACGCCGTTTTCATCGCGTGCCCTGGGCGGCGATGCGTTTCCTGAGAGCCGCCTACCAGCGCAGCGCGCGGCGCCTGCGCATCGAGAACTGGTTGCTCCTCCTGCTGCGCGTCGCCGCAGTCTTGCTTGTGGGTGCTGCGGTCGCGCGGCCTTTCGTTCCCGCCGGCGAAGTCGTGCCGGAGCGATTCCGCCGGATGCATCGCGTCCTCATTCTTGATGACTCTTTATCCATGCAGGCAGTGACCAGTTCCGGCAGAACCCGACTGGAGCTTGCGCTTGCGTTTGCAGAAGAATTTGTCGATTCGCTTCCGAGCGCGGACGGTGTCAGTCTTATCACCGTTTCTGCTCCGGCCAGGGCGATAATCGAAGATGCTTCCCGCGATCGCCGCGTGGTACGGCAGGTGTTGGATACTCTCGAGCCGACGCAGCGGGCGGATGATCTTCCGGGTGCGCTCAATCTCGCCCGAAAGTTGCTGAGCGAGTCGGACTATCCGTCGGGGAATCGCGCCGTTTACCTCATTTCCGACTTCTCCGGCCCCGCATGGGCGGCGTCGAAGGATCACGCCCGGACTCCGGCGAGCGGAGCGGGCCTGTCCAGCCGTGTTCTGGATGAAGTTGGCGAACTGGCGGAATCGTTGTCGGGAAGGCTGCCCGGGTTGATTTTCGTACCGGTGGGCGAAACGGAAGAGAACGTCGCGATCACGGACATCCACCTGGAGTCGCCATTCACGGCCGTCGGCCTGCCGGCGCGACTTGTCGTCCGAGTGAGCAACTTGCGGGAGAGGAATGCCGAGGATGTTGCATTGCAGATTCGCCGTGACGAGGAAATCCTCCGTCGCGAGAGCTTGCCGCGAATTGAATCCGGCGGTGCCACGGATGTGGTTGTCGGACTTGAGTTGCCGTCTGCGGGGATTCATGTCCTCGAGGCTTCTCTCGTCAACGCCGGAGAAGACGCCCTGGTGTTGGACAATTCAAGGCGATTGTCGGTCGAGGTTCGGGAGCGGATTCCCATCTTGCTTGTCGAGGGGCAACCGGGGCGAGCATCGACAACGGGCCCGGCCTATTTTTTACAAAGGGCGTTGGCCCCGCAGGTTTCGCCGGTCTCCGTCCGAACCGGATTGGGTGACCGGGATAAAGGTTCGTTCCGTCCGGTCTTCGAGGTGTCCACGATCAGCGCGCCCGAACTGGGGGCGGAAGCACTGGCTGAGTACGCCGCGGTGATGCTCTGTGACGTTGCCCGGATTCCTGATGCCACGTGGTCGGCACTGACCCGATACGTGCTGGAGGGCGGAGCGCTGGCACTGTTCGCGGGAGACGGCGTGGACGTGCCGAGCTTCAACCACGCCGTCGGAGCCCTTCTTCCCGGACGAATGGTTCCGGCCCGGGTCATCTCGGACGGCGAATCTGAGACGGCGAACGACGGCGTGACATTGATCGTCCCTCCCCGAATTCATCCAATTATCGTGGAATTCGCCGGATTTCCGGACAGCGGTCTCTTCCAGGCCCACGTGCGGAAGTATATCCCGCTGGAGGACGTCCCAGCAGATGACGAAATCGTTTTGACGCTCGTAACGGGTGAACCATTGCTGGTCGTGGGACAGCGCGGTCTGGGAAGGGTAATGTACTTCGGTACCAGCGCGGACATGGCGTGGACCAATCTGCCTGCCTATGGGGATTTCGTTTCACTCATGCTGAGCGCCACATCGTTTTTGGTACCTCAGCGCGGCGCGCATCGCAATCTTGAATGCGGCGGGGTCTTGCGGGAACCGCTCCAGCCGCAGGAAACATCTCTTCCCCTGCAGGTGCGGAATTCAAATGGGCAACTTGCGCCGATTGAACTTGTGGCCGATGCACGCGGCGTGTCGGCGAACTTCGGTCCCGTGCAGCGTGCGGGGGTGCTCGAACTGAGCGTCGGTGGCGACATGCGGCGTTTCGCCGCAAACGTGCCCGCTACCGAATCAGACCTCCATACGCGGGACATGTCGGCCCTGGTGGAGGACATCGGCAAGCCCATCACCGTTCTGAATGCGTACTCCGGATCAAACCGTCTCGCGACGATGGCCAGTAAGCTCGAATTGGCCACAATCGGACTCTGGTCAGCACTGATTCTGCTGATCGCCGAAATGTGGCTGGCGATGCGCTTCGGGCGGAAGCGATCGCGAATAAACCCGCCCGCTTCCGCTCCGGGGGGGCTGGGCCAGTGACTGGCGTACTGGAGTGGCTTTTCGGGCTGGAGCAGATTCAGTTGGCGCGGGATGCGCCGCTGCTGCTCAAATGGCAGAGCCCCGTCCAACCCTGGATGGTGCTCTGCTTTGCATGTCTCGTGATTCCGGCGGTGCTGTTGATCTACCGTCGCGAGAGCTGCACGCCGGGGCGACGATTCATCCTGGGGCTGATTCGCTTCGTGGTTATTGTCTGGGTTGCCCTGCTCCTTTGCCAGCCTGCGATTGTGCTCCAACGTAACCGGTCGGAGCCGGCATATACCGTGCTCCTTGTCGATTCCTCGAGCAGCATGGGAATGCAGGAGGCCTACATGGATCCTGAACTCGAGGAGCGGGCAGGAAGGGGAGCCGCGTTGCCGCCGGAGGAGTCGCCGGCGGACTATTCGCGACTGGATCTGGCTCGGCGGGCGATGCTGGCCGGGGACGCCGAGCCGATCCGCGTGCTCCTCCAGCATAACGCTGTTCAACTAAGCTCATTCGATTCTGACGTGCGACCGCTCGCCGCGGTTGCCAAGGAACAGAATGCTACGAAGTTAGTTGCCAGTCTTGAGTCGCTGAGCGCTACGGGAACAACCACCGATCTTTCGGGGGCTCTCCACGCCGCACTCGAGGGCTCGGGCGGCCGTCGAATCGCCGCCGTGGTCCTTGCTTCGGATGGGCAGCGCACGGAGACGGCCGGTCTGGCAGATGTGCTCGAACTTGCTCGCGGGCGGGAGATTCCCATCTTCCCTGTGAGAATCGGTTCTCCGGCGCCGCGATTCGATCTGGAGGTAAACGCTTTCCGATCGGAATCCGTCGTCTACCTGAATGATCTCGCGACAGTCGAAGGTCGCATAGAGGCCAGGGGATTGACCGAGCCGCTTGCGGTGGACGTCAACCTTTTCGACGAAGACACCGATACGAAGCTCGATTCACGAGCCGTGACAATCGACCCACAAGCCGGCCTCACCCGGGTGGAATTTGTGGTTCGTCCGCAGCGTTCCGGAAAACATCGATATCGTATCGAGGTACCGCCCCCCGCGCAGGATCTCGTTGCCGGCAATAACTCCGCCGTCGTGGATGTTTTCGCGCGCGACGAGCGTTTGCGGATTCTCTTTGTCGATGCCTACCCCCGCTTCGAGTATCGCTATCTCAAGAATGCGCTGCTGCGCGAAAAGTCGATGGAGCTGTCCGTGCTCCTGCTCGATGCCGATCGGGATTTTGTACAGGAGGGGAGCGAACGCATTCGACGTTTTCCGGATTCGCCGGAAGAGTTGCATCAATACAACGTCGTGCTATTCGGGGACGTCGATCCCCGCGCGGGCTGGCTCAGTGCGGCCCAAATGGACATGCTGCTCGACTATGTCGGTCATGTCGGCGGCGGCTTCGGGCTGATCGCCGGAGAACGCTCCGCTCCGCAGCGCTTCGTGGGAACGCCGTTGGAGCGTCTCATTCCCGTCCAGGTTGACCCCCGCAGCGACATCGGCGTGATCTCGGCTTCCGGGTTCATGCCGGTGCTTTCGTCAGAGGGACGTGAACACCGAATCTTCCGGGCGATACCGAGCTCCCGAAGTGAGAGCATCAGCGCTGCGCTGCTCGATCCGCAGAAGCTCCCGCCGCTGTATTGGTTCCTGCGGACAGGCGGTGTCAAACCGGGAGCCGTCGCGCTGGCCTATCATCCTACGCAGCGGACGTTGGCGGCGTCGGGAGTTGGCGATGATCGTATGCCCATCGTCGTGGTCGGCAGATACGGAGCTGGAAAGCTCTTCTTCCAGGCCACGGACGAGACATGGCGCTGGCGACGGCACACGGGCGAGCTGCTGCACGACGGCTACTGGGTCCAGGTCGTTCGATTTCTGGCCCCAAGTGGGCCGCGGGCGGAAGAGCGCCAATTGACCCTGCGAACCGATCGTCGCGAGTACGAATTCGGCGCGCCGGTCCGGATCGAAGCGGAAGTGAGGGACGGTGCACTATCCGCACGTTTGGGAGATTCCTTCTCTGTAAGCGTGAAACGGGAGCAGGAGTCGGAATTGAGTCCGGTCGACCGAAGCAAGAATAGCGAAGAAGAAACTCGTGCGGCGATGGAAGCGCGACCCGATCTTCGGCGCCTTGGCCCGCTCTCGACGCGATTTGAGGGAACATTCATTCCTCGCCGGCCGGGTTTATACGTCTTGGAACCCGGTGTCTCCGGAACAGCGGATTCGGACGATGGGCGATTGCCCTGGACGTTTCATGTCGCCCGCCCTGAGCGCGAGCTGCGCCACCCGGAGGCGGACCACCGCACGCTGGAGGAAATTGCTGAGCGCACCGGCGGGCGCGTTCTCGCCCTGGATGAGTTGGCAGCGGGATTTGCGGATATTCGCGACGGGAGCGTGAACATACCCGATGATATCACCGAGCCGCTGTGGGACTCGCGACTCGCCCTTGGTGTCTTTGTTCTACTGATCGGAATGGAATGGAGTCTGCGAAAGTGGTTCGGGCTGCTGTAGCTGCCAGTACGAGCGAGTTTCGTCTGCTCGACCGCCTGCGGACGATGCGGCGAATGATTCGTCGCCGTCTGCTGGTCTACGGAGCGTGCGCGGTAGCGTCAGGTGGAATCGTCTCCCTGCTGACTATCGTGACCGTGGACTTCCTTTTTACCTTGCCACCACTTCTCCGCCTCCTCGGCGGTATCCTGTTTCTTGCCGGCTTTGTGCTCGCCACCATGCGCTGGATCGTCAAGCCGATAGCGGCACCGAT is from Phycisphaerae bacterium and encodes:
- a CDS encoding LOG family protein, encoding MESSSDFLENVAEAEQPGPASGTDEARRRARNQAIAEFVRGYAPSPDADLLESILVTVCRLAADGADRGDLKILNTALKELRFAFKVFAPYKEIPKVTIFGSARTPQEHPQYQQALRFADLIQQQGWMVITGAGGGIMQAGHHGATRDKSFGVAISLPFEQKTNDVIADDQKLINFKYFFTRKLLFIKEAAAVVLFPGGFGTQDEGYESLTLVQTLKSSPIPIIMCDEPGGTYWRNWERHLESELLNNGMIDPEDLGLFFVTDSAEGAVEEILNYYRRYHSSRYVGDDLVIRLQEPLSDEQVRRLDRDFADILIDGSYQQLPEALPEENGEYPDKARLVFKFHRRSAGRLRQLINHLNALP
- a CDS encoding AAA family ATPase → MLVALFASGHCILEGVPGLAKTLMISTLARLLSLSFSRVQFTPDLMPSDITGTEVIEEDRGTGSRSLRFVKGPIFANVVLADEINRTPPKTQAALLEAMQENQVTAAGFPHKLPRPFFVLATQNPIEQEGTYPLPEAQLDRFMFKVLVDYPSETEELQIIRRTTTPHDVTLERTLDARAILDIQALVRRVPCADHVMRYAMRLTRLTRVSTGDVPEFVREFVAWGAGPRASQYLILAAKARALLKGRAYVATEDVRGVAHPVLRHRILTNFHAEAQGVRPDDIVDRLLDTVKADAAGTLEPEFARRVFVSDGGS
- a CDS encoding DUF58 domain-containing protein codes for the protein MPPGKTSDHDYLDPQVLAGVSGLELRARMVVEGFFAGMHRSPRQGVSVEFADHRAYTQGDDLRHIDWKVFGRTDKYYVKRYRQESNLTLLLVVDCSESMGFRSPASPWAKYDYAATAAGAIAYLALRQQDSVGLALFDDQLQEFVRPSNNAHYWLTLTGELQRRLGGGKTRTGAILHELADRLVHRTLVVLISDLFDDEDEIIRGLRHLRSHRHEPIVWNVWDNAELAFPLHDLTRFEGMEALGMITADAGAIRDSYLAEVDAFQARIRRACGRSQIEYAMFDTSAPLGAALSSYLAARNTRLRWRSARVTG
- a CDS encoding VWA domain-containing protein; translation: MEFLSFIHPGIAAAAFAAGALPVLIHFLSRRRFHRVPWAAMRFLRAAYQRSARRLRIENWLLLLLRVAAVLLVGAAVARPFVPAGEVVPERFRRMHRVLILDDSLSMQAVTSSGRTRLELALAFAEEFVDSLPSADGVSLITVSAPARAIIEDASRDRRVVRQVLDTLEPTQRADDLPGALNLARKLLSESDYPSGNRAVYLISDFSGPAWAASKDHARTPASGAGLSSRVLDEVGELAESLSGRLPGLIFVPVGETEENVAITDIHLESPFTAVGLPARLVVRVSNLRERNAEDVALQIRRDEEILRRESLPRIESGGATDVVVGLELPSAGIHVLEASLVNAGEDALVLDNSRRLSVEVRERIPILLVEGQPGRASTTGPAYFLQRALAPQVSPVSVRTGLGDRDKGSFRPVFEVSTISAPELGAEALAEYAAVMLCDVARIPDATWSALTRYVLEGGALALFAGDGVDVPSFNHAVGALLPGRMVPARVISDGESETANDGVTLIVPPRIHPIIVEFAGFPDSGLFQAHVRKYIPLEDVPADDEIVLTLVTGEPLLVVGQRGLGRVMYFGTSADMAWTNLPAYGDFVSLMLSATSFLVPQRGAHRNLECGGVLREPLQPQETSLPLQVRNSNGQLAPIELVADARGVSANFGPVQRAGVLELSVGGDMRRFAANVPATESDLHTRDMSALVEDIGKPITVLNAYSGSNRLATMASKLELATIGLWSALILLIAEMWLAMRFGRKRSRINPPASAPGGLGQ